One part of the Brevundimonas sp. NIBR11 genome encodes these proteins:
- a CDS encoding cyclopropane-fatty-acyl-phospholipid synthase family protein gives MNLANVAIRHLQDAPFPDFVTRPAIASLVTEARKKLDREGPHDSAAFAREMAERAIAEHTDAANDQHYELPPEFFRICLGERLKYSCCLYPTAITTLDEAEELALAETCEHAGLVDGQTILELGCGWGSLSLWMAERYPNSRITAVSNSHGQRGHIEAQAKARGLTNLLVITCDMNDFRPPMANGEKFDRIVSVEMFEHMANWRALLTRARSWLKDDGRMFVHIFTHRDAPYRFDHNDNGDFIAQHFFTGGVMPSRGLMREFPDLFAVEQEWTWNGENYARTAEDWLANMDENEDRVLELMRQTYGDANAKLWVRRWRRFYLATAGLFGNDGGRTWAVSHYRLKPV, from the coding sequence ATGAATCTCGCCAATGTCGCCATCCGCCATCTGCAGGACGCGCCGTTTCCGGACTTCGTGACGCGACCGGCGATCGCCAGCCTGGTGACCGAGGCGCGCAAGAAGCTGGATCGCGAGGGGCCGCACGACAGCGCAGCCTTCGCGCGCGAGATGGCGGAGCGGGCGATCGCCGAGCATACGGATGCCGCCAACGATCAACATTACGAGCTGCCGCCCGAGTTCTTCCGCATTTGCCTGGGGGAGCGGTTGAAATATTCGTGCTGCCTCTATCCGACGGCGATAACGACGCTGGACGAGGCTGAGGAGCTGGCGCTGGCGGAGACGTGCGAGCACGCGGGTCTGGTCGACGGTCAGACGATCCTGGAGTTGGGTTGCGGCTGGGGGTCGCTGAGCCTGTGGATGGCGGAGCGATATCCGAACAGCCGCATCACAGCGGTGTCGAACAGCCATGGGCAGCGCGGCCATATCGAGGCGCAGGCGAAGGCGCGGGGGCTGACCAATCTGCTGGTCATCACCTGCGACATGAACGACTTCCGCCCGCCGATGGCGAACGGGGAGAAGTTCGACCGGATCGTCTCGGTGGAGATGTTCGAGCACATGGCCAACTGGCGGGCGCTGCTGACGCGGGCGCGCAGCTGGCTGAAGGACGACGGACGGATGTTCGTCCACATCTTCACGCACCGGGACGCGCCTTATCGCTTCGACCACAACGACAACGGCGACTTCATCGCCCAGCATTTCTTCACCGGCGGCGTGATGCCCAGCCGAGGACTGATGCGGGAGTTTCCGGACCTTTTCGCGGTCGAGCAGGAGTGGACCTGGAACGGCGAGAACTACGCCCGGACGGCCGAGGACTGGCTGGCGAACATGGACGAGAACGAAGACCGGGTTTTGGAGTTGATGCGCCAGACCTATGGCGACGCCAACGCGAAACTGTGGGTGCGTCGCTGGCGCCGGTTCTATCTGGCGACGGCGGGTCTGTTCGGAAACGACGGCGGCCGGACCTGGGCCGTCAGCCACTATCGCCTGAAGCCGGTTTGA
- a CDS encoding DUF2177 family protein → MLKWIAAYVGSGVAFAAVDFVWLSTMTDRLYKPVIGPIMSPKPDMFAAVAFYLIMIGGIVFLAIAPALREGAWTRAALNGAVLGFVAYATYDLTNQATLAAWDVKLTILDLIWGTFLTTVAASAGYFAAVAVAGRAA, encoded by the coding sequence ATGCTGAAATGGATCGCCGCCTATGTCGGCTCGGGCGTGGCCTTCGCGGCCGTGGATTTCGTCTGGCTGTCGACCATGACCGACCGGCTCTACAAGCCGGTGATCGGGCCGATCATGAGCCCGAAGCCCGACATGTTCGCTGCGGTCGCCTTCTATCTGATCATGATCGGCGGGATCGTCTTCCTGGCCATCGCGCCGGCGCTGAGGGAAGGCGCCTGGACGCGGGCGGCGCTGAACGGGGCGGTCCTGGGCTTCGTGGCCTATGCGACCTATGACCTGACCAACCAGGCGACCTTGGCGGCTTGGGATGTGAAGCTGACGATCCTGGACCTGATCTGGGGGACCTTCCTCACAACGGTCGCTGCGTCGGCAGGATATTTCGCGGCGGTCGCGGTCGCGGGACGCGCGGCCTGA
- a CDS encoding peptidase S1 has translation MRIILALGALAIVGLSGCVEDPYGYGYGPGSAYGGGSYSGGYGAPDPSARANYGEEYLSSGFDDDPRTVSLTSGGELDAASLGGDCVGMISRAPDFQLTYDAGDLPLTFGVSSYEDATLVINGPDGRWYCDDDSGGGTDPEVTFNRPQSGVYDIWVGAYDGESGDADLFITERR, from the coding sequence ATGCGGATCATTCTGGCGCTGGGCGCACTGGCGATCGTCGGCCTGTCGGGCTGCGTCGAGGACCCCTACGGCTATGGCTACGGACCGGGGTCGGCCTATGGCGGGGGATCATACAGCGGCGGCTACGGCGCGCCCGACCCGAGCGCGCGAGCCAACTACGGCGAGGAATATCTGAGCTCAGGCTTCGACGACGATCCCCGCACGGTGTCGCTGACATCGGGCGGAGAGCTGGACGCCGCCAGCCTGGGCGGCGACTGTGTCGGGATGATCTCGCGGGCGCCCGACTTCCAGCTGACCTACGACGCCGGCGACCTGCCGCTGACATTCGGGGTGTCGAGCTATGAAGATGCGACCCTGGTTATCAACGGGCCCGACGGGCGCTGGTACTGCGACGACGATTCCGGGGGCGGGACCGATCCTGAGGTGACCTTCAACCGTCCGCAGTCTGGGGTGTACGACATCTGGGTCGGAGCCTACGATGGCGAGTCGGGCGACGCTGACCTGTTCATCACCGAACGGAGATAG
- a CDS encoding peptidase, which translates to MKTGFGLAMMACGALALTGEAALAESAGVQKGGQKNQTPTVDISQNATFGSVSLSSGFTPDPYRVDMYSGGDVDATTIADGCVGMVARAPDFQLTYNAGSLPLIFGVTSENDTTLVINGPNGRWYCDDDSGDGTNPLMSIPEPQSGVYDVFVGAYGGNGAAAQLYVTELNSNASGGGDSQSNYAGAVDPFEAANYGTVTLSAGFTPDPTRINMRAGGSIDAQNIASHCRGFVTRAPDVELSYSAGSLPLILSVDSSSDTTLVVNGPDGRWYCDDDGGNGSLNPALHITNPMSGTYDIWVGTYSAGQSQPARLDISELYSD; encoded by the coding sequence ATGAAGACCGGTTTCGGCTTGGCGATGATGGCGTGCGGCGCTCTGGCGCTGACGGGCGAGGCGGCGTTGGCGGAGTCTGCGGGCGTGCAGAAGGGCGGCCAGAAGAACCAGACGCCGACGGTCGACATCAGCCAGAACGCCACCTTCGGTTCGGTCAGCCTGAGCTCGGGCTTCACGCCGGACCCTTACCGCGTGGACATGTACTCGGGCGGGGACGTGGACGCGACAACCATCGCGGACGGCTGCGTCGGCATGGTGGCGCGGGCGCCGGACTTCCAGCTGACCTACAACGCCGGCAGCCTGCCGCTGATCTTCGGCGTGACCAGCGAGAACGACACGACCCTGGTCATCAACGGGCCGAACGGTCGCTGGTACTGCGACGACGACTCGGGCGACGGCACAAATCCGCTGATGTCGATCCCGGAGCCGCAGTCGGGCGTCTATGACGTGTTCGTCGGCGCATACGGCGGCAACGGCGCGGCGGCGCAGCTCTACGTGACCGAGCTCAACAGCAACGCCTCGGGCGGGGGCGATAGCCAGAGCAACTATGCCGGGGCGGTGGATCCGTTCGAGGCGGCCAACTATGGCACGGTGACTCTCAGCGCGGGCTTCACGCCCGATCCGACCCGGATCAACATGCGCGCGGGCGGCTCGATCGACGCCCAGAACATCGCTTCGCATTGCCGCGGGTTCGTGACCCGGGCGCCGGATGTCGAGCTCAGCTACTCGGCCGGCAGCCTGCCGCTGATCCTGAGCGTGGATAGCTCCAGCGACACCACTCTGGTCGTCAACGGGCCAGACGGACGCTGGTACTGCGACGACGACGGAGGTAACGGCAGCCTGAACCCGGCGCTGCATATCACCAATCCGATGAGCGGGACTTACGACATCTGGGTCGGGACCTACAGCGCCGGCCAGAGCCAGCCGGCGCGTCTGGACATCAGCGAGCTCTACTCCGATTAA
- a CDS encoding DUF459 domain-containing protein, which translates to MRAGINAVTAALVVGVVIGLALTPDGRGWLRHPTLMLGGVASAAASPEPIAPAAVPVAAAPVAPTLTPLAERAARGQLRIGVFGDSMADGLWTGLYREMRGHPGVTVTKFSEVSTGLSRYDYVDIQAKTARQIAEQPVDAAVILFGTNDAQGISLDGEIHDFGTEGWKAAYAKRVDDLVALLRDQNIAVYWVGLPTMKRASFDAKMTLINEVVSARMAALGVPYLETETITRNAEGEYDAYLPETGTGRRRLMRANDGIHMSTAGYLRITEPVAARLKRDAGLTAPVADPAA; encoded by the coding sequence TTGCGCGCGGGTATCAATGCAGTAACGGCGGCTCTGGTCGTCGGGGTCGTGATCGGGCTCGCGCTGACGCCGGACGGTCGCGGCTGGCTGCGTCATCCGACCCTGATGCTGGGTGGTGTGGCCAGCGCCGCGGCGTCGCCTGAGCCGATCGCGCCCGCCGCCGTTCCTGTCGCCGCAGCGCCGGTCGCCCCCACGCTGACCCCGCTGGCCGAGCGGGCCGCGCGGGGACAGCTGAGGATCGGAGTGTTTGGGGACTCCATGGCCGACGGCCTGTGGACCGGCCTCTATCGCGAGATGCGCGGCCATCCGGGCGTGACGGTGACCAAGTTCAGCGAGGTCTCCACCGGCCTGAGCCGCTACGACTACGTCGATATCCAGGCCAAGACGGCGCGCCAGATCGCCGAACAGCCGGTGGATGCGGCGGTGATCCTGTTCGGCACCAACGACGCCCAGGGCATCAGCCTCGACGGCGAGATCCACGACTTCGGCACCGAAGGCTGGAAGGCCGCCTACGCCAAGCGGGTCGACGACCTGGTGGCCCTGCTGCGGGACCAGAACATCGCCGTCTACTGGGTCGGGCTGCCGACGATGAAGCGGGCGAGCTTCGACGCCAAGATGACCCTGATCAACGAGGTCGTGTCGGCGCGGATGGCGGCCCTCGGCGTGCCCTATCTCGAGACCGAGACGATCACGCGGAACGCCGAGGGCGAATACGACGCCTACCTGCCGGAGACGGGTACGGGACGGCGCAGGCTGATGCGGGCCAATGACGGGATTCACATGTCGACGGCCGGCTATCTGCGGATCACCGAACCGGTGGCGGCGCGGCTGAAGCGGGACGCGGGGCTGACGGCTCCGGTCGCAGACCCGGCGGCGTGA
- a CDS encoding GDSL-type esterase/lipase family protein — MIRALALVVGFALAGSAAAQERPYVALPSPVSATCPGGLCQPNGLQAFFGALHRRGPVEIVQFGDSHTAGGDIARSLLWRLQARFQGLSINLHLHGVVGATLNDLAERQPLFDPGEESPDLVVIAYGTNEGFDDRVTPRAYEAMLRDQIARVRATAPTASILILGAPEAMRGDGGGRCPGDADHRWKAPDMLGVVRDVQHRVAAENGVAFWDWKGRMGGDCSAFALTQGDQPLMRGDHVHFTFAGGDWIGSLLAADLIAAYDRRRD; from the coding sequence GTGATCCGGGCGCTGGCCCTCGTCGTCGGATTCGCGCTGGCGGGCTCGGCCGCTGCGCAGGAACGGCCCTACGTCGCCCTGCCGTCGCCGGTGAGCGCGACCTGTCCGGGGGGCCTATGCCAGCCGAACGGTCTGCAAGCCTTCTTCGGCGCCTTGCATCGACGCGGCCCGGTCGAGATCGTGCAGTTCGGCGACAGCCACACGGCGGGGGGTGACATCGCTCGTTCCCTTCTTTGGCGATTGCAGGCGCGCTTCCAGGGGCTTTCGATAAATCTGCATCTGCATGGCGTTGTCGGCGCGACGCTCAACGATCTGGCTGAACGCCAGCCGTTGTTCGATCCAGGGGAGGAAAGCCCGGACCTGGTCGTGATCGCCTATGGCACCAACGAGGGGTTCGACGACCGCGTGACCCCTCGCGCTTACGAAGCGATGCTGCGAGATCAGATCGCTCGGGTCCGAGCGACGGCGCCCACGGCCTCCATCCTGATTCTCGGCGCACCCGAGGCGATGCGGGGCGACGGGGGCGGGCGCTGCCCGGGCGACGCCGATCATCGCTGGAAGGCGCCCGACATGCTGGGCGTGGTGCGGGATGTGCAGCACCGGGTCGCGGCCGAGAATGGCGTCGCGTTCTGGGACTGGAAGGGTCGCATGGGGGGAGACTGTTCGGCCTTCGCCCTGACGCAGGGGGATCAGCCCCTGATGCGCGGCGACCATGTGCATTTCACCTTCGCGGGCGGCGACTGGATCGGGTCGCTGCTGGCCGCAGACCTGATCGCTGCCTACGACCGACGCAGGGACTGA
- a CDS encoding MBOAT family protein has translation MLFPTLAFGVFFLFVYFTAWSLDRENGRRKLFLLLASWFFYAQWDWRFVGLLIASAVLNWGVAVLINRSDEQAKRKWLVGLGVACNLLILGFFKYYGFFVEQAGDLLTRFGWERDLPLLQIVLPVGISFFTFQGISYVVDVHRGKTPVARSLLDVMLLMSFFPHLVAGPIVRASDLLPQFDRAPRLTREMATHGLLLICWGLFKKTVIASELSVGLVDPVFFDPSSYGTLDLLAAVYGYAVQIYCDFSAYSDMAIGIAALLGYSFPRNFDQPYRASSMQDFWRRWHISLSSWLRDYLYVPLGGGKKGLVRSCLNVFITMLLGGLWHGAAWTFVAWGALHGGVQVVERIGRSIMGTERGLPVWITTLVTFHIVCLGWILFRAETFPMAMEVLIGLGRFEPATLVTPFLLALIVGGLAMHWLPPRAVEGIATWMKPAPSLTMGLLIGAAILLVEAVRPDGVAPFIYFQF, from the coding sequence GTGTTGTTCCCGACGCTGGCGTTCGGCGTGTTCTTCCTGTTCGTCTATTTCACCGCCTGGTCGCTGGATCGAGAGAACGGGCGGCGCAAGCTGTTCCTCTTGCTGGCCAGCTGGTTCTTCTACGCCCAGTGGGACTGGCGGTTCGTCGGTCTGCTGATCGCCTCGGCCGTGCTGAACTGGGGTGTGGCGGTCCTGATCAACCGCTCGGATGAGCAGGCCAAGCGCAAGTGGCTGGTGGGGCTCGGCGTCGCCTGCAACCTGCTGATCCTGGGCTTCTTCAAATACTACGGCTTCTTCGTCGAACAGGCGGGGGACTTGCTGACCCGGTTCGGGTGGGAGCGCGACCTGCCGCTGCTCCAGATCGTACTCCCGGTGGGGATTTCCTTCTTCACCTTCCAGGGCATTTCGTACGTCGTCGACGTTCATCGCGGCAAGACGCCGGTCGCGAGGTCGCTGCTGGACGTCATGCTGCTGATGAGCTTCTTCCCGCATCTGGTGGCAGGGCCCATCGTGCGGGCCTCGGACCTGTTGCCGCAGTTCGACCGGGCGCCGCGCCTGACGCGGGAGATGGCGACGCACGGCCTGCTGCTGATCTGCTGGGGGCTGTTCAAGAAGACGGTGATCGCGTCGGAGCTGTCGGTGGGGCTGGTCGATCCGGTCTTCTTCGATCCGTCGTCGTACGGGACGCTGGATCTTCTGGCGGCGGTCTATGGCTATGCGGTCCAGATCTATTGCGACTTCTCGGCCTATTCGGACATGGCGATCGGGATCGCGGCCTTGCTCGGCTATTCGTTCCCGCGGAATTTCGACCAGCCTTATCGCGCCAGTTCGATGCAGGACTTCTGGCGGCGCTGGCATATCAGCCTGTCGAGTTGGCTGCGGGACTACCTCTATGTGCCGCTGGGCGGCGGCAAGAAGGGGCTGGTCCGGTCGTGCCTGAACGTCTTCATCACCATGCTGCTGGGCGGGCTGTGGCATGGGGCGGCCTGGACCTTCGTCGCCTGGGGCGCGCTGCATGGCGGGGTGCAGGTTGTGGAGCGGATCGGTAGATCGATCATGGGAACTGAACGGGGTTTGCCGGTCTGGATCACGACGCTCGTCACCTTCCATATCGTCTGCCTGGGCTGGATCCTGTTCCGGGCCGAGACCTTCCCGATGGCGATGGAGGTGCTGATTGGTCTGGGGCGGTTCGAGCCTGCGACGCTCGTGACGCCCTTCCTGCTGGCCCTGATCGTCGGCGGGCTGGCCATGCACTGGCTGCCGCCGCGCGCCGTCGAGGGGATCGCGACCTGGATGAAGCCGGCGCCGTCGCTGACGATGGGGCTGCTGATCGGGGCGGCCATCCTGCTGGTCGAGGCCGTGCGTCCGGACGGCGTCGCCCCCTTCATCTATTTCCAGTTCTAA
- a CDS encoding DUF1501 domain-containing protein, which translates to MSHGTHTRRQLLRIGGGLSMLGAAAPFAAQLAAAGSAVGQSAPDYKALVCVFMLGGNDANNMVLATDTDSWNRYFTARNTGADPIALMPAGMAPTPIGATNTLTGRVSAAARPEAWGGVLPIVPRTIQTIPTGSGTRTFGLHPHMGPAKTLFDAGRLAVVANIGTLVRPVTRAQYEARSVALPTNLFSHNDQQSTWQAGRTEGAQTGWGGAFGDLLTGMNGTSALFTAVSTSGNAVFLSGKDVVQYQMSTGAQPAVVINGQAGTSLFGSATAPGRVREIVRDTSAASLFASDYATTTSRSIGAATSLNAAFASPGVTGVLAAPAYRNPITGATETNSLAVQLQTVARMIASAPTLGVKRQVFFVAIGGYDSHDVQNVAQPNNLSKVATALAYFDEALANLGGVNMREAVTTFTASDFSRTFTTNGDGTDHAWGGHHLVMGGAVKGGDIYGQFPTIGMDQTGFKNPDMTSSYFIPTTSVDQYAATMGRWLGVSETNLDLIFPNLKNMVSRGLGFL; encoded by the coding sequence ATGAGCCACGGAACCCACACTCGCCGCCAGCTGCTGCGGATCGGCGGCGGCTTGTCGATGCTCGGCGCGGCCGCGCCCTTCGCCGCCCAGCTCGCCGCCGCCGGTTCGGCCGTGGGACAGAGCGCGCCGGACTACAAGGCTCTGGTCTGCGTCTTCATGCTGGGCGGCAATGACGCCAACAACATGGTGCTGGCGACCGACACCGACAGCTGGAACCGCTACTTCACCGCCCGCAACACCGGGGCCGACCCCATCGCCCTGATGCCCGCCGGGATGGCGCCGACGCCCATCGGCGCGACCAACACCCTGACCGGCCGCGTCTCGGCCGCCGCCCGCCCCGAGGCCTGGGGCGGCGTCCTGCCCATCGTTCCGCGCACCATACAGACCATTCCCACCGGCTCCGGCACCCGCACCTTCGGCCTGCACCCGCACATGGGACCGGCCAAGACCCTGTTCGACGCTGGTCGCCTGGCCGTGGTCGCCAACATCGGCACTCTGGTCCGCCCGGTGACCCGCGCCCAGTACGAGGCCCGCAGCGTCGCCCTGCCGACCAATCTGTTCTCGCACAACGACCAGCAGTCGACCTGGCAGGCGGGCCGCACCGAGGGCGCCCAGACCGGCTGGGGCGGCGCGTTCGGCGATCTTCTGACTGGGATGAACGGGACCAGCGCCCTGTTCACCGCCGTCTCCACCTCGGGCAACGCCGTCTTCCTGTCCGGCAAGGACGTCGTCCAGTACCAGATGAGCACGGGCGCCCAGCCCGCCGTCGTCATCAACGGCCAGGCCGGGACCAGCCTGTTCGGCTCCGCCACCGCCCCCGGCCGCGTGCGCGAGATCGTGCGCGACACCTCCGCCGCCAGCCTGTTCGCCTCCGACTATGCGACCACCACTAGCCGCTCGATCGGCGCGGCGACCAGTTTGAACGCCGCCTTCGCCTCTCCCGGCGTGACAGGCGTCCTGGCCGCGCCCGCCTATCGCAACCCGATCACCGGAGCGACCGAGACCAACTCCCTGGCCGTCCAGCTGCAGACTGTCGCCAGGATGATCGCCTCCGCCCCGACCCTGGGCGTCAAGCGTCAGGTCTTCTTCGTCGCCATCGGCGGCTACGATAGCCACGACGTCCAGAACGTCGCCCAGCCCAACAACCTTTCGAAGGTCGCGACCGCCCTGGCCTATTTCGACGAGGCCTTGGCCAACCTCGGCGGGGTGAACATGCGCGAGGCTGTGACCACCTTCACGGCCTCGGACTTCTCGCGCACCTTCACCACCAACGGCGACGGCACCGACCACGCCTGGGGCGGCCACCATCTGGTGATGGGCGGAGCGGTGAAGGGCGGCGACATCTACGGCCAGTTCCCGACCATCGGCATGGACCAGACGGGCTTCAAGAACCCGGACATGACCTCGTCCTACTTCATTCCGACGACCTCCGTGGATCAGTACGCCGCCACAATGGGCCGTTGGCTGGGGGTGTCGGAAACCAACCTCGACCTCATCTTCCCCAACCTGAAGAACATGGTCAGCCGGGGTCTGGGCTTCCTATAG
- a CDS encoding DUF1800 domain-containing protein — MIKKLRFLALSVALAVGLSSCGDGQVFAGLGGSHEGTTPLDTTPANAQTAARFLTQATFGPTDADIKTVLAIGYEAYLDRQLSAVSASHLAYMDNRLAQMKLTNPSATVGANQFYESYWLYAATGQAQLRERMKLALSEIFVISLLDSAIDARGAASYYDMLGDNAFGNYRNLLEQVSLHPQMGRYLTHLGNQKEDTASGRKPDENFAREVLQLMSIGTYMLNDDGTIRRDGSGQPLPSYTASDISNLAKVFTGYSWYSPTPTNTTFAGGNRNVDAAVRPMIYYANYHSISEKTFLGVTLPAGAANGPNDLKTALDTIFNHPNVPPFMCQRLIQRLVTSNPTPGYISRCSAAFINNGAGVRGDLKAVVKAILLDPEARNSALAATPTYGKLREPLIRVTNWMRAFGAASISGNYLITSTSANTSLGQSPLSSPSVFNFYRPGYVPPNTRLGDQNLTAPEFQIVDEVTVAGYANTMQTVIGSGIGSGSDVRSAYVNEVAIADDANALVDRMNLLLLSGQMSDALRVRIIDSLNGVVIPKPTATNQATIATAKLNRAKLAIYMTMVSPEYLVQR; from the coding sequence ATGATAAAGAAACTGCGGTTTCTTGCCCTGTCCGTCGCGCTTGCGGTCGGCCTGTCGTCGTGCGGTGACGGACAGGTCTTCGCCGGGCTGGGTGGATCGCACGAGGGCACGACCCCGCTCGACACGACGCCCGCTAATGCGCAGACAGCGGCGCGCTTCCTGACCCAGGCCACCTTCGGGCCCACAGACGCCGACATTAAGACTGTGCTGGCCATCGGCTATGAGGCCTATCTGGATCGACAGCTCAGCGCCGTCTCCGCCTCGCATCTGGCCTACATGGACAATCGTTTGGCCCAGATGAAGCTGACCAATCCGTCGGCGACCGTCGGCGCCAACCAGTTCTACGAAAGCTACTGGCTCTACGCGGCGACGGGTCAGGCGCAGCTGCGTGAGCGGATGAAGCTGGCTCTGTCGGAGATCTTCGTCATTTCCCTGCTGGACAGCGCCATCGATGCGCGAGGCGCGGCCTCCTACTACGACATGCTGGGCGACAACGCCTTCGGCAACTACCGCAACCTTCTCGAACAGGTCTCCCTGCATCCCCAGATGGGCCGCTATCTGACCCACCTGGGCAACCAGAAGGAAGACACGGCCTCGGGGCGCAAGCCCGACGAAAACTTCGCCCGCGAAGTGCTGCAGCTGATGTCGATCGGCACCTATATGCTGAACGACGACGGCACGATCCGGCGCGACGGCTCAGGCCAGCCCCTGCCCAGCTACACCGCCTCCGACATCTCGAACCTGGCCAAGGTTTTCACCGGCTACAGCTGGTACAGTCCGACGCCGACCAACACCACCTTCGCCGGCGGTAACCGCAACGTCGACGCCGCCGTCCGGCCGATGATATACTACGCGAATTACCATTCGATCAGCGAGAAGACCTTCCTCGGCGTAACCCTTCCGGCCGGCGCCGCCAACGGTCCGAACGATCTGAAGACCGCCCTGGATACGATCTTCAACCATCCCAATGTGCCGCCGTTCATGTGCCAGCGGCTGATCCAGCGGCTTGTCACATCTAACCCGACGCCGGGCTACATCAGCCGCTGCTCGGCCGCCTTCATCAACAACGGCGCGGGCGTGCGCGGCGACCTTAAGGCCGTGGTCAAGGCCATCCTGCTAGATCCGGAGGCGCGCAACTCGGCCCTCGCCGCCACTCCGACCTACGGCAAATTGCGCGAGCCCCTGATCCGGGTGACGAACTGGATGCGGGCCTTCGGCGCCGCCTCGATCAGCGGCAATTATCTGATCACCTCGACCAGTGCGAACACCTCCCTGGGCCAGTCGCCGCTCAGCTCGCCGTCGGTGTTCAACTTCTACCGCCCCGGCTACGTCCCGCCCAATACGCGCCTGGGCGACCAGAACCTGACCGCGCCGGAGTTCCAGATCGTCGACGAGGTCACGGTCGCCGGCTATGCCAACACCATGCAGACGGTCATCGGTTCGGGCATCGGCTCGGGGTCCGACGTGCGCTCGGCCTATGTGAACGAGGTCGCCATCGCCGACGATGCCAATGCTCTGGTAGACCGCATGAATCTCCTGCTTCTCTCGGGCCAGATGAGCGACGCGCTCCGCGTCCGCATCATCGACAGCCTGAACGGCGTGGTGATCCCGAAGCCCACCGCGACGAACCAGGCGACCATCGCCACGGCCAAACTCAACCGCGCGAAGCTCGCCATCTACATGACGATGGTCTCGCCCGAATATCTGGTGCAGCGATGA